The Verrucomicrobiota bacterium sequence GGAATGTGGCGACGAGGTGGGGGTCGCCGACGGGGCCACGCTTTACACGCAGGCGCGAATCACCCTCGGCTATCGTTGTGTCGTTTCACAGGGCAGTCATCTCTGCACCGGTACGCATGACTATGAATCCGCAGGCTTTGAGTTATATGCCCGTCCCATCACTGTGGGTGCCATGGCCTGGCTATGCGCGGAATGTTTTATTGGCCCCGGCATCACGATTGGGGAAGGTTCGGTTGTTGGTGCCCGCTCCGTTGTCACCAAGGACATGCCCGCGCGGATGGTCTGTGCCGGTCATCCCTGCAAACCGTTGAAACCGCGAAAAATCCGCGACACATCTTCCGAGGTTAAAGCATGACGAATCCTCTTTTCACCAAGCGTGATTCGGTGCCGGTGTCGGTGTTGGTTCCAATCAAAAATGAGGCGCATAATTTGCCGCGCTGTCTCGCTTCCGTGGCCTGGGCGGATGAAATTTTCGTGGTGGATTCCCAAAGTACGGATGGATCTGCTGCATTGGCTGAATCGTTAGGGGCGCGAGTTGTTCAATTCAATTACACCGGCCAGTGGCCGAAGAAGAAAAATTGGGCGCTGGAAAGCCTACCATTTCGCCATGACTGGGTATTCATTATTGATGCCGACGAAGTGCTGCCACCGGAAGCCGAGGCTGAATTTCGGCGGGCATTATCGTTACCACAATCAAATGTGGCTGGCTACTGGATTAACCGGCGCTTTATGTTCATGGGAAAGTGGTTGCGACATGCCTATTATCCCAATTGGAACTTGCGCTTGTTCAAACATCGCCTCGGGCGCTATGAACAATTAATCGCTGGCGACACTGACAGCGGGGATAATGAAGTGCATGAACACATTGTTTTGTCAGGCCCGACCGCTCGCCTTCAGTGTGAAATGGAGCATTTCGCTTTTCCCTCGGTTTCCGTGTTTGTGGAAAAGCATAATCGCTATTCCAACTGGGAGGCGCATTTCGCGTTGGCGAAACCTGGCGAGTCTGCCGCCTGCCTATCGGATCCGGTGGTGGCGCGTCGCCGTCGCCTCAAAATGCTGGCGCAAAAAATGCCTTGCCGGCCATGGCTCCGTTTTCTCTATGTCTATTTCTGGCAACGCGGTTTTCTGGACGGGCGCGAGGGGTATTACTTTGCCCGGCTACATGCCATGTATGAACTTTTAAGCGTGGCCAAGGCCTATGAGCTTAAAAAATCTCGTGACCACAAGACGCCGCCCCAATACCCCGCGCCATGAAGATAATTGTTTGGGGCATTAATTACGCGCCGGAGGTGGTGGGCATCGCTCCCTGTAACGCTGCCGTGTGTGAATTTCTTGAACGGCGCGGCCATGAGGTGCGAATGATCACCACGTTTTGCTATTACCCAGCCTGGTGCAAATTGCCCGCAGATGAAGATCTGCTCTATCGCACGGATATTCTGAACGGTGTACCCATTCATCGGTGCTGGCACTATGTGCCCCGGAAAGTGACCAGTCTGCGGCGTGTATTTCATGAGGCCTCGTTCGTGGTGACCGCCTTTTTACGCCTGATGGCTTTGCCAAGACCTGACGTGCTCGTAGTGGTTTCCCCTCCCTTATTGTTGGGGGTGTTTGCGTGGTTCGCGAGCGTGATTAAACGCTGCCCGTATGTCTTCCACGTTCAGGATTTGCAACCGGATGCTGCGGTGGGGCTTAAAATGGTCCAGTCTGGCCTGTTATTGCGCGGTCTGTATGCTCTGGAAACCATTGCGTATCGTCGGGCAGCGCGAGTATCCGGCATCAGTCAGGGGATGTTACAGGCGTTTCGCCGCAAGCACGTCGCAGAGCATAAAATCCTGTATTTTCCCAATAGCATCTCTTTGACATACGACTTGGATTATCCGCAAGAACCAGGCGCGTTTCGCCGACAGCACGCGTTGTCAAAGGATGACTTTCTGGTCGTATATTCCGGCAACCTCGGCGTTAAACAGGGGTTGACGCTGCTGCTTGATTGCGCCGCGCATTTGCGCGACGAGACCATTAAATTGGTGCTTTGCGGCGATGGGGCCATGCGTGAGGCGTTGGCCAGGCAGATCAAGGATCGCAATTTATCACAAATCCTGCTGCTTCCATTGCAACCTGAAGCCAAGTATGTCGCTATGTTGCGGGACGCCAATCTGTGTGTAATTACCCAACAACCCGGAACCGGGTATGCGTTTTTCCCCAGTAAACTCCTTCCGACACTGGCGCTGGGCAAGCCAGTGCTGGCGGTTGCGGATGGTAAAAGTGAGCTTTTTCGTGTCACCCAGTCTGGCCGCTTTGGCATTACCCTGGCAACGCTTGATGCTGCTACGATTGCCCAAACCATAATGCAACTCGCAAAATCTCCCGAATCCTTGGCGGGGATGGCCCAAGCTGGCTGCGACTATGTCCGGCAATTTGACCGGAAAACTGTGCTCACCGCCTTTGAGCAGGAGTTGAGGTCCCTTTGTCGTTTTCCTGAAACCTTAAAGAAGAATGTGTAAAGTTGACTTATAAACAGCTATGGCTTCTCCTCGGACTTATTCACCGGAAGTAATCCAGCAGCCCATGCGCAGGATGCTGGGCAAGCTGAAAAGCATGGATGTCCCGGTCAGGTCCATGCGTGCCCTGGAATTTTTCGCACGGGAAGGCGACTGGCATACGGTAAGCTATGCGACCGAGGTAAGTTCCTTGGATGCCTGGGAAATCAACCCGCAGTGTGAACCGGCCTTGCGGCGTAATTTGCCGCTGGCCAACATTCGCATCGGTGATTCGTTTATTCTGGCCCGACAACCTGAATTTACGCATGCGTTCGATTTCCTGGTATTCGATAATCCACTCTGTTTATTCGGAAAGAACGGGGAACTTTGCGAGCATTTTGAAGCGTTGGAATTGGTTCCAATCCTGATGAAAGAGCATGGCGTGCTCATCTTTAACATCAATTATCATCCCTACGGATATGATTCCAATCCTGAATGGCGGCGGCGGCGGCAGGCGTATTACGGAATTTCCGACCCCGCACGGTTGGATTTCGACTTTGCACAGGAATTTTATCAGTGCAAAATAAAAAAGTTTGGCTTCACGGTGCAAAAGTTCTTTATTTTTGACCGGCATGACGGCATTATGGCTTACGTCACAATGGTCCTATAGAGATAGGGCACTACGAGTCTGATAAATCGTTTGGCGGGAAATAATGAAAAAAGAAAACGTACTGGTTGTAGAAGCGCACAGTGATGATTCAGTAATCAGCGTGGCTGGTTTTTTGGAGAAATTTCGCGCGAAGTACAATTATCACTTTCTGCTCTTGGCCGCATCCGATGTCAAGATGCACCATGCCGGGACGGTCACGCGCGCGCAACGAATTGCAGAATACGAGACGTATGTGAAATATTTTGAGGGACGCTGGCATTCGGATTCGCAGGTTCCGTTGGATGCGGACGGCGAGTTGGACCAGGTGCCTTTCAGGACGTTGGTGCAAATTATTGAATTCACCATTAACCGGGTGCGCCCATCATTACTGATCTGTCAGGGGCCTTCTTTTCACCAGGATCACCGCGCTGTCCATGAGGCCACCATGGCGGCCACCCGCCCAACCTCCCGTTTTTTCCCCAAAGGAATGTATCTCATGGAGAATCCTACCTATGTCCATTCCCTTGGCCCGCAGACGGATTTTAAGCCGGATACCTATGTGCAGCTTACCGAGCGGGAATTGAAACTGAAGTTAAATTGCTTCCGGACCTGTTTTCCCAGTCAGATTCGAAAAGGTGACAACTACCTTTCGGAAGAAGGTATTCGGAGTTGGGCCCGCTATCGCGGCATTGAGGCGCGCTGTCAGTATGCCGAGGCGTTGCAAACCTATATTCGTGCCATCTAGCCATCCTTGCGCCTAAACAGAGGCCCTTCGCCGACAATCCATGTAACGAACACCGTTGATCGGAGTATGCTCTCTCCCGAGGCAAGCCAACCTTCCAAACTCAATTGCAGTGAATCTGTTGGTTCTGTCGCGGCAACCGCGCTGGCCCAACGGGTGGTTTCCATTCACCAGCCCCATTACTTACCCTGGCTGGGTTTGCTGGCCAAAATTGCTGCCAGTGATATTTTTATTTGGCTCGATACTGTCCAATATAACCGGTGGGATTTTCAACA is a genomic window containing:
- a CDS encoding WcaF family extracellular polysaccharide biosynthesis acetyltransferase is translated as MTNTCAFTGPSFTLKNRLGRLVWGWVYVVLFRLSPRPLHGWRCFLLRCFGAKLGRNCHIYPKAIIWAPWNLECGDEVGVADGATLYTQARITLGYRCVVSQGSHLCTGTHDYESAGFELYARPITVGAMAWLCAECFIGPGITIGEGSVVGARSVVTKDMPARMVCAGHPCKPLKPRKIRDTSSEVKA
- a CDS encoding glycosyltransferase family 2 protein; its protein translation is MTNPLFTKRDSVPVSVLVPIKNEAHNLPRCLASVAWADEIFVVDSQSTDGSAALAESLGARVVQFNYTGQWPKKKNWALESLPFRHDWVFIIDADEVLPPEAEAEFRRALSLPQSNVAGYWINRRFMFMGKWLRHAYYPNWNLRLFKHRLGRYEQLIAGDTDSGDNEVHEHIVLSGPTARLQCEMEHFAFPSVSVFVEKHNRYSNWEAHFALAKPGESAACLSDPVVARRRRLKMLAQKMPCRPWLRFLYVYFWQRGFLDGREGYYFARLHAMYELLSVAKAYELKKSRDHKTPPQYPAP
- a CDS encoding WcaI family glycosyltransferase, whose amino-acid sequence is MKIIVWGINYAPEVVGIAPCNAAVCEFLERRGHEVRMITTFCYYPAWCKLPADEDLLYRTDILNGVPIHRCWHYVPRKVTSLRRVFHEASFVVTAFLRLMALPRPDVLVVVSPPLLLGVFAWFASVIKRCPYVFHVQDLQPDAAVGLKMVQSGLLLRGLYALETIAYRRAARVSGISQGMLQAFRRKHVAEHKILYFPNSISLTYDLDYPQEPGAFRRQHALSKDDFLVVYSGNLGVKQGLTLLLDCAAHLRDETIKLVLCGDGAMREALARQIKDRNLSQILLLPLQPEAKYVAMLRDANLCVITQQPGTGYAFFPSKLLPTLALGKPVLAVADGKSELFRVTQSGRFGITLATLDAATIAQTIMQLAKSPESLAGMAQAGCDYVRQFDRKTVLTAFEQELRSLCRFPETLKKNV
- a CDS encoding PIG-L family deacetylase encodes the protein MKKENVLVVEAHSDDSVISVAGFLEKFRAKYNYHFLLLAASDVKMHHAGTVTRAQRIAEYETYVKYFEGRWHSDSQVPLDADGELDQVPFRTLVQIIEFTINRVRPSLLICQGPSFHQDHRAVHEATMAATRPTSRFFPKGMYLMENPTYVHSLGPQTDFKPDTYVQLTERELKLKLNCFRTCFPSQIRKGDNYLSEEGIRSWARYRGIEARCQYAEALQTYIRAI